TGAGTACAGAGATTGATAATATAGTGGCTTCTAATACACGCACAGGTAATTTTGATATAAATAAAAACAATCTTAAAATAGAGATAAGCTTAGAGAAGCAAAATTCTAGTAGCGATTTAATGAGTGTTAAAATCCACAAGTAAAAAAGAGGAGTGAAATTTCACTCCTCTTTTAATTATATTATTTCTACTGTTATCTCTCATCTGCCCGTAAATGCTCGATAGGTTCAATTAATAATCAGTGGGGAAGGAAACTCATCGCTGATTATAGTTTCACTTTATGTTTGGTGACGCTGTATAATTGAAATTCATAATGGTATATTTAGGGTTAATTGTTATTTGTATCCTTTTTTGTTTGGGTGTGATAAAATTAATAATAATATTCCTTAGGAGGATGATGGTCATTCGTACACTTTTAGGTATTATTGGAGCAATTGTTTTACTTGCATTTGTTATCCACCCCGGTGTCACAGACAAACGTGTCCCTCTAAAAAATAAACTCGCAGTAATCCTTCCATTGATTGTTATATCCGGGTTAATTTCATTGTATATATAATTTGAAAAAGTACGTAACTTAATTTAGTAAAAACCTCACTAGAACTACCAATATGGCTACTTCTTCACGATAATTACGTGCTAATTCCTTTTTCTTCTGGTTCCTACGTCATATATAAGATATACAGTATAAATTTTATTGGTATGTTACACCGGCTTAGCATGTGGTTTTACCTTTAATTAATAGCATGTTCTCTTATTAATCACTGCATGGATTACCAAAATATCTAATACAGAAGACCGGCATACATAAACTATTGTATTTCTCAATAAACAAAAACAACTTAACATGGTAAAATAATAGTTGGATGGGAGTCCAATACATATTATTAAAATTAAGATGGTTCAAGTCGGAGAAAGGCACCTTAGGGTGTCTTTTTCTTTTTTTAAATGACAGTTTTGACTTAAAGAAGATACATTTTCAATGGATGATTCCCATGAATATATAAATAAAGTTTATCCATTGATAACTAAGTTGAAAGTGGAAAATATGTTGTAATGACAATTTTACTTCTTCTATTTTCATGAATATGTATAATTACATGAAAATTCAAGGGAAAAGAGAGTATACTTTCTTATTGTGTAATAAAGATAAGGTCTGCCTACGGAAATAGGTGGGCTTTTTTTACATATGAAGAAAAGACAATCACATGAGTGTCTTTTCGATAGTTTTTTAGCAGAAGCAAGCAGCTCCAACGATGAGTAATAAAATAAACAATACAACTAATAAAGCAAATCCTTCGGCGAAGCCACAGCCGCCACAAAAGCCCATAATAGTTCCTCCTTTTAATAGGAGGGGAAAAAACAAAGGTTCACTCATGTGTTTTAACAGATTCCATTTACTTTATGTATTTTTGAATGGAGCAGGTCCTTTTCAAAATAGGAGAATCTATATTATTCATTAAGAGGGAATAAGTGAAAAATAAAATATCCAAAAATACAGATGGAAATCCGCTTTTATACCTTTCATTAAAATAATACTAGCATTATATATTATAAGGAATACTTGTCCTTAATTGTAAATGAAAGGGTGGAATTGATATGAGTTATGGCTATGGTCATCCTCCTGAAAAATATCATAAACATCACAATGAAACTTTGTCAACGGGTGTATTACGTAGACATTCCGCTACGTTGTTTCTTACTGTGGAAGCTATGAATGTTGATCCAGATGATACTCATACAGTAACTGTTGAAATGTTTGATTGGTCATCGGGTTCTCCGGTATTGTTACCATTAGTAGACCCTTCAACACAAACATTGGCACCTAATCGACATGTTACTTTTCGTTCAGCAGCTCTTCCTTCAGGAGTTTTTGCTTATGAAGTAAGAATCATTCGTTCGAAAGATAGAGATGTTGTTACGAATGTTTTTGGTCTTAGTGCAATAGTATTTAACCCACAAGAAGGAAATAATGTTTTACAACATGATTTAGCAAAATTAGATCTTAAATAGCTTTTATAAAAGTTTATTTATTGGACAAGATTAAAAAAGAGTAGGATGTAATCCTACTCTTTTTTAACATCAATTATATTAAAATTTAAAAAGAAATCCTTCATCATTTTCACATCTTTAATATTCACTGTCACACCTTCAACCTTATCTTTCTTCTCATCTTTAGCAAACGTAATTTGCTCCTTATTATCAACCCACACAAGAAACTCTTCTTTTGCGTCATCTTTATATGTAATGGTTATAGTAGAATGTGCAGATTTTCGCTTTTTTTGATCTAGTGTAATTGTTTTAGGCGTGCCTTTTTGAACTGCTGAAACGATAGATTGTATCATTTCTTCGTTGTCGGTTTGAGATTTTGAAACGTTGTTATTTTTTGTGCTAAGTATTTCGATATCTGTAATATTTGCGGAGTTTAATTGAAAGGCATTTTGTTTCTGTTCTTGTTTAGCTTGTGGAGATTTGTCTGTAGCTGAGGTACTGGCACAGCCTATTAAAGTGAAAGATAGAGCGGTTAGAGCGCATATAGATATGATTTTTTTCATAGTATCCCTCCTTACATTTAATTGTAATAATTTTCTGTTAATTGAGGTAGTTATTGTAAGTAGATTTATTCTACTAGTTTTCGGATAGAAAAAATTCACATAACTTTTTTCATATTTTATGTTTAACATTTCGAAAATGGGTGTACTACATATAATATAACAAATAATTCATTTTAAAGGAGGAAGTTAAAGATGGAAACGAAGTATAGTAAACCTTTTGTATATGAATTTATTACGGAGAAAGAGGTCATGAATGCGGCGAATGATCTAGTGAAGAAAGGAATAGACCAAAAAGATATTTACGTATTAACACATGAGAAAGACAGGACAAATAGAATCGCAGACAATGCAGACGTGAATACAATTGGGATAAAAGAGGAAGGACTTGGGACAAGCATTATTAACGTCTTTCAAAACACTGGAGATCAGTTAAGAAATAAGATGCAAGAGTTAGGGCTTAATGAGGAAGAAGCAAACTTCTACGAAGAAAAGCTGGATGAAGGAAAAATCTTGTTATTCGTTAAGGATTTAGAAAGAGTCGGTGAATGGTTACAAGAAAGAAGATGTATGTATTCTATTTAAATTTGTATCCTGTAAATCTATAAATCTATTACGAAAAGGAGATTGTAAATATGAGTGAGAACGGGCTAAAAGAACAAATTACGGGTAAGGTTGAAAAGAAAAAAGGACAAGTAAAAGAAGGGATTGGTGAAGTTACAGAAGATAGAGAGTTAAAAAATGAAGGGAAGTGGGAGAAGACGAAGGGAACGATAAAAGAAAAAGTCGGAAAAGTGAAACAAAAGATAAGTGATGAATTGGATAATAAAGAATAATATATGTTTATCAAGCTTTGGTTACATACTAAAGCTTGATAAATCCAATATAAAACGAATATAGGAGGTTTAATTGTGGGACTTATTATTACGTGTATTGTAGGTGGACTTATTGGTGCGTTAGCTGGAATGATTACAGGAAAAGACTTTCCTTTAGGTATAGTTGGTAACGTGATTGCCGGATTAATCGGATCTTGGGTAGGTAGTGCGTTATTTGGTCACTGGGGTCCTGAATGGGGAGGCATCTTTATTCTTCCAGCTTTATTAGGTGCAATCGTCTTTATTTTAATCGTTACATTCTTTTCTAGAATGCTGCGGAAAGCGTAAGTATGATAATGGATAGTAATCTTAAGTTTGTTATATGTGACTATAAGGTTAATAAGCTCATAAAAATACATAAAAAAAGCATCCAATTAAACTAATTTGGATGCTTTTTTTATGTATTTTACATAGGAATGAGTGGAGGATGAAGAACCCCCACTCATTAGAATTACACTTTCTATTATGTATTAAGCCATCGTTACCTTTTTACAATTATTTATTCTTACGACTTGTCTTGGTTCTATATGAGATAAGTCTTCGCTATTACCTATATCCACTACAATTGTATTCGTTAGTATGTTAATAATGGAACCAACTAATTTTGTAGCATGATCGTGTCGATAAGAAAATTGAACGAAATCTCCCTTTTTAAAGTTGTGCTCTTCCATAGATAGATCCCCCTAAAAATAATGTTTATACATTATACATACACAAATTTATAAGTTTTAAACATTTATTAGTACGATTTAAGTGCTAAGCTGAGAAAGGTGTAGAAAATTTATTTATAATGAAAATGAAAAAATATGTTTAAAACTAATTTTTATGGGTAATTACATAGTAATAGTTTGAGATAAGGGGGCGGAAATGATGAATTTGGCAGTAAATATTTTGCAAAATGATGTAGGTTATACGGTACAACTTAATGGTGAGATTGATGCGTATACGGCATCAGATTTAAAAAATAAGATGATGCCTATTGCAAGCGAAAAAGAGGTTCATATTGTAGTAGATTTTACTGAGGTAGAGTATATGGATAGTACAGGTTTAGGCGTATTTATAGCTCTATTAAAAGCGGTTAAGAAAAATGATGGCAAACTAGAATTTATTGGTGTATCTAAAAGGTTAAAAAGATTATTTGATATTACAGGACTAACAGAAATATTAAATTTGAATTCCGATTTTGAAAAAGTAGAAAGAAGGTGACTAGGGATGATGGAGAGATTTGAAAAGATAGAAATGAAAATTCCTGCAAAGGCAGAATATGTGGCTATTATTCGTTTAACAATGGCTGGTGTTGCGAATCGAATGGGCTTTGCTTATGACGATATAGAAGATATGAAAATTGCTATTAGTGAAGCATGTACAAATATTGTGCAACATGCATACAAAGAAGACGTTGGAGAAATTGCAATTGTCTTTGGACTATATGAAGATCGATTAGAAATTATGGTTGCTGATAATGGGGTTAGCTTTGATTTTAGCACCTTAAAAAGGAAAGTTGGTCCGTATGATATTAGTAAACCAGTAGAACATTTGCCGGAAAATGGCTTAGGTTTATATTTAATCAATACGTTAATGGATGATATACAAATTATGCATGATGAGGGCATGACAGTTTTAATGACAAAATATATACAAAGAGAGCAGGTGGAGAATGATGGAAATCCAATCTCAACCTACAAATCTTGCTAAAGAAGACGTTATTAAACTAATTGCAGACTTCCAACAAAACCAATGTGATGAAGCACAGGAAAGATTAGTTAATCACTATAAAAATCTCGTACATTCCATTGCATATCGCTATTCAAAAGGTGGACCGATGCATGAGGATATTATACAAGTAGGAATGTTAGGGCTCTTAGGCGCAATAAGAAGGTATGATTATTCGATAGGGAATGCTTTTGAGCCGTTTGCAATACCTACGATAGTAGGGGAAATAAAGAAGTATTTACGTGATAAAACTTGGGGTATTCATGTTCCAAGGCGAATTAAAGATTTAGGCGGAAAGATTAAACTTGCGATAGAGGAGCTAACAGATCACCTGCAACGTTCACCGAAGATTATAGAGATTGCAGATCATTTAGGACTATCCGAAGAGGAAGTGCTAGAAATTATGGATGCGAAAAATAATTATCGAGTATCTTCCTTAGATGATGTAGTTGAAAATGCATCTGATGGCAGTTCGGTAGCTAGGATTGAATCTGTAGGTGAAGTAGAGCAAGGGTATGAAGAGACAGAAAGGCGTCTCGTTTTAAAGGATATTTTTAACGTATTAAATGATACGGAAAAGAGTGTTATTCATTATATATTTGGAGAAAATTTAAATCAAAAGGATACAGGGGAACGGTTAGGTATTTCACAAATGCACGTTTCTCGTATTAAAAGACAAGCGATAAGTAAATTGAAGCAAGCAGCATTTTTAGATACATAAAAATTTAAAAGAATTATGTTTAAAACATGAGAAAAGGGGTAGTTATTAAGTATAGGAGGAGATATAAAAATGTCACACGATGTGAAAGAACTAATCGAAGGATTGAATGAAGATTTAGCAGGAGAATACTCGGCAATTATTATGTATAACCATAATGCTGCTACAGTTTCTGGTATATATAGACAAGTGTTAAAACCTTTCTTTGAATCTGAAATTAGTGATGAACAAGGACATGCCCTATATTTAGCGGAGAAAATTAAGACGTTAGGTGGTACACCTACTACGATCCCTTTACCAGTGAAACAAGTAGAAGATGTTAGAGAAATGTTAGAATACGCTAGACAATCAGAATATGAAACAATTAAGCGTTATGAAACGAGAAAAGAACAGGCCGCGAAATTAAATATGACAGAGTTAGTTGTCAAGTTAGAAGATATGATCGCAGATGAAACAAATCATATGGAAGAGTTAGATCGTCTTTTAAGTGATAAAGCAATGGTATTAAATTAAAAGTAGAAATTTATAGAGTGAAAGAACAAACTCTCATTTCTAGGGGGTTTGTTCTTTTGCTGTATAAAAAATATGTTTGAGTAGGAAATTTTCATTTTATAACTGAGTATGCAATACTAGAAAAATAGAAAATGATAATTGATTTACATTTTATATAAGAAAAGGGGAAATAACTTGTGTCCATTTTAATTGTCGATGATAATCCGGTTAACATCTTTGTAATTGAAAAAATTTTAAAACAAGCCGGATATCAGGATCTTGTATCGCTGAATTCTGCACAAGAGCTTTTCGAATACATCCATTTTGGAAAAGATTCTTCCAGGCATAATGAAATTGATTTAATACTATTAGATATTATGATGCCTGAAATTGACGGACTTGAAGTTTGTAGGCGATTACAAAACGAGGAGAAGTTTAAAGATATTCCTATTATTTTTGTAACAGCTTTAGAAGATGCGAATAAATTAGCTGAAGCGCTTGATATAGGCGCAATGGATTATATTACGAAACCGATAAATAAAGTTGAATTGTTAGCGCGTATGCGTGTAGCATTACGCTTGAAATCGGAATTAAATTGGCATAAAGAACAAGAAGAAAACCTTCGTAATGAATTGGATTTAGCTACACAAGTGCAAAGAAACTTATTAAGTAGCCCATTAAGAGAAGATCATATAAAAATTGAAGCAAGCTATTTACCTTCATTCAAACTAGCTGGAGATATGTATTACTGGTATAAAATCGATGAAAACCGCTACGGTATTATATTATTAGACGTGATGGGACATGGTATATCTGCTTCATTAGTTTGTATGTTTATTTCGTCTGTATTACGTGAAACGATTAAATCTTTAATCGATCCAGAACTTGTCATTAAAGACTTAAATAAATATATGACTCTTTTACATAATGAAAATGACGATATTCCATATTATTTTACAGCGACATATTTAGTAGTAGATACAGAAAAGAGAATGATTGAATATGTAAATGCAGGGCATCCTTCTGGATACGTTTTAGTTGATGAAACAAATATGGTTGAACTGAATCGCGGGAGTTGTGCGGTAGGATTTTTTGATGAAATAAAAGTTGAAAAGACAGTTATATCTTTTGAGAAGAACGCTCAAATCACATTGTTTACAGATGGTGTTCTTGAAGCAATTGCAAATGATGAATTTGAGTCTGAAGAGAAATTACGTGCTTTTACAGAAAGAAAATGGGAAGATTTAGAAGAAGAGATAGAAGGGTTTTATAAGGAAGAACAGAAGAAAGAACAATCAGATGATATGTGCCTCATTATGATACAAACGAATGCGAAATAAAAAGCGTATGAAATCCAAATAAGGATTTCATACGCTTTTTAATGTATTTTTTGATAGATTTGTTCGTTCGGATTAAATTGGATATAATGCGGCATTATATCGGAAAAACGAAGCGTTTCTTTATTTCCTAAACATAGGAATCCGTTGTGACCTAAGCTTTCATAAAATAGTTGCTGTACTTGGTTTTGAAGTTTACTCGTAAAGTAAATTAAAACGTTACGGCAAAGTATAATATGAAATTCGTTAAAAGATTGATCAGTTACTAAATTATGCTGCGCAAAAATAATGTTTTGTAAAAGAGATGGATTAAAATAAGCAAAACGATTATCTGTTGAATAATAGTTAGAAAATGCTTGTGTACCGCCAGCTTGTAAATAGTTTTTCGTATAAGTTTGCATTTTATTTAACGGAAGGATGCCTTGTTTTGCTTTTTCTAACACATTTGTATTCATATCTGTTGCGTAAATAACAGCTTTTTCACTTAATCCTTCTTCATGAAGTAAGATGGACATGGATAATACTTCTTCACCAGTTGCGCATCCGGCGTGCCAAATTCTAATTTCAGGATACTTTTTTAATTCAGGAATGACATGCTCTCTTAGCCCTTTAAAAAAGTTAGGGTTACGAAACATTTCAGTTACGTTAATGGAGAAATCATTTAATAACTGTTCTAAAAACCCTTCCTCATGAATTACTTTTTCAATTAACTTTGAAATGGTTGGGATATTAGAGATCTGCATTCGATTACAAATTCTTCTATAAATAGATGTGCGAGCATATTGGCGAAAATCGAAGCCAGATAGTTTAAATACCGCTTCTAATAGTAATTCAATTTCTAAGTTCGTACGCTTATCCATATCTACAGATGGATCAAAATTATAATACTTATTTTCCACTTAAACTAAACCTCACTTATTTTATTAACCATACACTCATTACCGAATAGAGTTGATGTAAATTTAATGGTTTACTTATATAATCTGAAGCACCAGCAGATAAACATTTCTCTTTATCATTTGGCATTGCTTTCGCAGTTAATGCGATAATAGGTATTTCATGTAACCCTAAGTTCATTCGAATATGTTCCATCGTTTCATAACCATCCATATTCGGCATCATAATATCCATTAAAATAAGGTCAATATTTGTATTGTTTTTTAGTATGTCTAAACACTCTATGCCGTTCTGTGCAGTAATAATGTTGGCATGTTGTTTTTTTAATGCATTTTGTAATGCAAATATATTTCGGTGATCATCATCGACAATTAAAATGGTTTTCTCTTGGAAGACGTTATTTGTTTCTGGCGTCACGATAGTCTCCTCCACAACTTCAGCAGGAATAACATCTTCTATCGTTGCTGCAACTTCTAAATTGGATACTTGTACATCAGTTAATCCATTTGGAAGGTTAGGGATATATACGGTGAAAGTACTGCCTTCTCCTACATGACTCTCTAACGTAATCCAACCACCTAACAATCTAGCAAACTCTTTACAAATAGATAAACCTAAGCCTGTACCACCGTATTTTCGAATCGTTGCACCATCTGCCTGTTGAAAGGCTTCGAAAATAAGTTGATGCTGTTCTTTAGCAATACCAATACCAGTATCTTTTACCGAAATTTTCATCCAATCATTACTGATAGACTGCATATCAGGACTTAAATTAGTTGTTGATATTGAATCGAAATGTAAAGAAACGGATCCTGTTTCCGTGAATTTAAATGCATTGGATAATAAGTTTTTAATAATTTGTTCAATCCGTTTTGCATCTGTATAAA
This Bacillus paramycoides DNA region includes the following protein-coding sequences:
- a CDS encoding YjcZ family sporulation protein, whose translation is MGFCGGCGFAEGFALLVVLFILLLIVGAACFC
- a CDS encoding LptM family lipoprotein, giving the protein MKKIISICALTALSFTLIGCASTSATDKSPQAKQEQKQNAFQLNSANITDIEILSTKNNNVSKSQTDNEEMIQSIVSAVQKGTPKTITLDQKKRKSAHSTITITYKDDAKEEFLVWVDNKEQITFAKDEKKDKVEGVTVNIKDVKMMKDFFLNFNIIDVKKE
- a CDS encoding general stress protein — translated: METKYSKPFVYEFITEKEVMNAANDLVKKGIDQKDIYVLTHEKDRTNRIADNADVNTIGIKEEGLGTSIINVFQNTGDQLRNKMQELGLNEEEANFYEEKLDEGKILLFVKDLERVGEWLQERRCMYSI
- a CDS encoding CsbD family protein, whose translation is MSENGLKEQITGKVEKKKGQVKEGIGEVTEDRELKNEGKWEKTKGTIKEKVGKVKQKISDELDNKE
- a CDS encoding GlsB/YeaQ/YmgE family stress response membrane protein; amino-acid sequence: MGLIITCIVGGLIGALAGMITGKDFPLGIVGNVIAGLIGSWVGSALFGHWGPEWGGIFILPALLGAIVFILIVTFFSRMLRKA
- a CDS encoding STAS domain-containing protein; the encoded protein is MMNLAVNILQNDVGYTVQLNGEIDAYTASDLKNKMMPIASEKEVHIVVDFTEVEYMDSTGLGVFIALLKAVKKNDGKLEFIGVSKRLKRLFDITGLTEILNLNSDFEKVERR
- the rsbW gene encoding anti-sigma B factor RsbW, with product MMERFEKIEMKIPAKAEYVAIIRLTMAGVANRMGFAYDDIEDMKIAISEACTNIVQHAYKEDVGEIAIVFGLYEDRLEIMVADNGVSFDFSTLKRKVGPYDISKPVEHLPENGLGLYLINTLMDDIQIMHDEGMTVLMTKYIQREQVENDGNPISTYKSC
- the sigB gene encoding RNA polymerase sigma factor SigB; translation: MMEIQSQPTNLAKEDVIKLIADFQQNQCDEAQERLVNHYKNLVHSIAYRYSKGGPMHEDIIQVGMLGLLGAIRRYDYSIGNAFEPFAIPTIVGEIKKYLRDKTWGIHVPRRIKDLGGKIKLAIEELTDHLQRSPKIIEIADHLGLSEEEVLEIMDAKNNYRVSSLDDVVENASDGSSVARIESVGEVEQGYEETERRLVLKDIFNVLNDTEKSVIHYIFGENLNQKDTGERLGISQMHVSRIKRQAISKLKQAAFLDT
- a CDS encoding ferritin-like domain-containing protein, whose amino-acid sequence is MSHDVKELIEGLNEDLAGEYSAIIMYNHNAATVSGIYRQVLKPFFESEISDEQGHALYLAEKIKTLGGTPTTIPLPVKQVEDVREMLEYARQSEYETIKRYETRKEQAAKLNMTELVVKLEDMIADETNHMEELDRLLSDKAMVLN
- a CDS encoding fused response regulator/phosphatase; the protein is MSILIVDDNPVNIFVIEKILKQAGYQDLVSLNSAQELFEYIHFGKDSSRHNEIDLILLDIMMPEIDGLEVCRRLQNEEKFKDIPIIFVTALEDANKLAEALDIGAMDYITKPINKVELLARMRVALRLKSELNWHKEQEENLRNELDLATQVQRNLLSSPLREDHIKIEASYLPSFKLAGDMYYWYKIDENRYGIILLDVMGHGISASLVCMFISSVLRETIKSLIDPELVIKDLNKYMTLLHNENDDIPYYFTATYLVVDTEKRMIEYVNAGHPSGYVLVDETNMVELNRGSCAVGFFDEIKVEKTVISFEKNAQITLFTDGVLEAIANDEFESEEKLRAFTERKWEDLEEEIEGFYKEEQKKEQSDDMCLIMIQTNAK
- a CDS encoding CheR family methyltransferase, coding for MENKYYNFDPSVDMDKRTNLEIELLLEAVFKLSGFDFRQYARTSIYRRICNRMQISNIPTISKLIEKVIHEEGFLEQLLNDFSINVTEMFRNPNFFKGLREHVIPELKKYPEIRIWHAGCATGEEVLSMSILLHEEGLSEKAVIYATDMNTNVLEKAKQGILPLNKMQTYTKNYLQAGGTQAFSNYYSTDNRFAYFNPSLLQNIIFAQHNLVTDQSFNEFHIILCRNVLIYFTSKLQNQVQQLFYESLGHNGFLCLGNKETLRFSDIMPHYIQFNPNEQIYQKIH